The Tubulanus polymorphus chromosome 1, tnTubPoly1.2, whole genome shotgun sequence genome contains a region encoding:
- the LOC141903262 gene encoding frizzled-2-like, protein MTIEVFGRDFLSARGGAAGGGANKMWFVACIFVFFLIQNGRSSQQSQYSTEYTDPGLTISHGKCEPITVPLCKDIQYNQTIMPNLLNHQTQDDAGLEVHQFFPLVKVRCSPHLKFFLCAIYIPVCTVLEEAIPPCRTLCIQARNGCESLMNKFGFQWPTSLDCASFPSKGLCVGENETVEPTIGPDKGVDPNQGGGRDNSGRHRFECPVKYRVPPEYSYKLQVGNHVEKDCGAPCDDMFFSDPSLKFFAWLWIGVWSILCVLSTLFTVLTFLIDMGRFRYPERPIIFLSGCYCIVAIAYIVGFIIRDSVSCRDFPTAGANSTANLPKIIVQGTKEEGCTILFMMLYFFSMASSIWWVILTLTWFLAAGMKWGHEAIEANSQYFHLASWAVPAILTIALLAMGKVDGDSVSGVCFTGISDTNTLLGFVLVPLVVFLVIGSCFLFAGFVSLFRIRTIMKSDGTKTDKLEKLMVRIGIFSVLYIAPAVIIVAYYVYELHSHDRWMVEWHHRMCGKHVIPCPKIYSRDQLAKPDFTFAMIKYLMTLIVGITSGFWIWSGKTINSWKRFYCRIFIGRKEEAVV, encoded by the coding sequence ATGACTATCGAAGTTTTTGGACGCGATTTCTTGTCGGCTCGTGGTGGTGCTGCTGGAGGAGGTGCAAATAAAATGTGGTTCGTAGCTTGTATTTTCGTGTTCTTTTTAATACAAAACGGACGTTCGTCTCAACAATCTCAATACAGCACCGAATACACTGACCCCGGTTTGACGATAAGCCACGGCAAATGCGAGCCGATTACTGTTCCGTTGTGCAAAGATATCCAATACAATCAAACGATCATGCCGAATTTACTAAATCACCAAACTCAAGACGACGCCGGACTCGAAGTGCATCAGTTCTTTCCACTCGTCAAAGTTCGTTGCAGCCcgcatttgaaatttttcctCTGCGCTATTTATATACCGGTTTGTACGGTGTTGGAAGAGGCGATTCCGCCGTGTAGGACTCTGTGTATACAGGCGCGAAACGGCTGCGAAAGCCTCATGAATAAGTTCGGATTTCAATGGCCGACCAGTCTGGATTGCGCGAGTTTTCCGAGCAAGGGATTATGCGTCGGCGAAAACGAAACGGTCGAGCCGACGATCGGACCAGATAAAGGCGTCGACCCGAACCAAGGAGGCGGTCGCGATAACTCCGGGCGACACCGTTTCGAATGCCCGGTGAAGTACCGCGTGCCCCCGGAATATTCGTACAAATTACAAGTCGGCAATCACGTCGAGAAAGATTGCGGCGCGCCGTGCGACGACATGTTCTTCAGCGATCCGAGTTTGAAGTTCTTCGCGTGGTTGTGGATCGGTGTCTGGTCGATATTGTGCGTGTTGTCGACGTTGTTCACCGTGTTGACGTTCCTGATCGACATGGGCCGGTTTCGCTATCCCGAACGACCGATCATCTTCCTGTCCGGCTGCTACTGCATCGTCGCGATCGCGTACATCGTCGGATTTATCATACGCGACAGCGTTTCGTGCCGCGATTTCCCGACCGCGGGCGCGAACTCGACGGCGAACCTACCGAAAATAATCGTACAAGGCACGAAGGAAGAAGGCTGCACGATTTTGTTCATGATGCTCTATTTCTTCAGTATGGCCAGTTCGATTTGGTGGGTGATCCTCACGTTGACCTGGTTCCTCGCCGCTGGTATGAAATGGGGCCACGAGGCGATCGAGGCGAATTCTCAATACTTTCACCTGGCGTCGTGGGCCGTGCCGGCGATATTGACGATTGCGTTGCTCGCGATGGGCAAGGTCGACGGCGACAGCGTCAGCGGCGTCTGTTTCACCGGCATATCGGACACGAACACGCTGCTCGGGTTCGTGCTGGTGCCGTTAGTCGTGTTTCTGGTCATCGGGTCGTGCTTCCTGTTCGCCGGGTTCGTGTCGCTGTTCCGCATACGCACGATCATGAAAAGTGACGGCACGAAGACGGACAAGTTGGAAAAGCTGATGGTGCGCATCGGCATATTTTCAGTATTGTACATCGCGCCGGCCGTGATCATCGTCGCGTATTATGTGTACGAACTACATTCGCACGACCGGTGGATGGTCGAGTGGCACCATCGCATGTGCGGCAAACATGTCATACCGTGTCCAAAAATATACAGCCGAGACCAGCTGGCGAAGCCGGACTTCACGTTCGCGATGATCAAGTACCTGATGACGTTGATCGTCGGCATCACGTCCGGGTTCTGGATCTGGTCGGGCAAAACGATTAACTCATGGAAACGTTTCTATTGTCGAATATTCATCGGACGCAAAGAGGAGGCGGTCGTGTGA